A region of Anaeromicrobium sediminis DNA encodes the following proteins:
- a CDS encoding MerR family transcriptional regulator, with protein sequence MKSYKIGELANVLNIKIDTIRYYEKIRLIPKPERQENEYRVYSEKYIDIIQFIILCKNNGFTLKEISEIINLLSLRDDNSQELKTVVNKKIDTIDGKIKELVFLKKQLNEVIENCDSMDCEIMDFFMK encoded by the coding sequence ATGAAATCTTACAAAATTGGTGAACTAGCAAATGTTCTAAATATAAAAATTGATACTATAAGGTATTATGAAAAAATAAGATTAATCCCAAAGCCTGAAAGACAGGAAAATGAATATAGAGTCTATTCAGAAAAATATATTGATATCATTCAGTTCATAATATTATGTAAGAATAATGGATTTACGCTAAAAGAGATTAGTGAAATTATAAATTTACTATCTTTACGTGATGATAATAGTCAAGAGCTTAAAACTGTAGTTAATAAAAAAATTGATACAATTGATGGTAAAATTAAGGAATTAGTTTTTTTAAAAAAGCAACTAAATGAAGTTATTGAAAATTGTGACTCAATGGATTGTGAAATAATGGATTTTTTTATGAAATAG
- a CDS encoding NAD(P)H-dependent oxidoreductase, protein MKTTIILAHPWHGSFNKAIMDIAVKQLKNRKKEYQIIDLNKDNFAPVLRESELAFYSKGESKDELVKKYQSMLKDTHELVFIFPIWWFDIPAILKGFIEKVMLKNYAYIEGKYGLKGLLTNIKVTTVTTTSEAPTWYLKYLVGNPIKRSFIQGTLKSIGLKNVKWLNNSYTTSGTDKTRKSFLNKVAAYFSK, encoded by the coding sequence GTGGCATGGAAGCTTTAACAAAGCTATAATGGATATAGCGGTAAAGCAGTTAAAAAACAGGAAAAAGGAATATCAGATTATTGATCTAAATAAGGATAATTTTGCCCCCGTTCTTAGAGAGTCAGAACTTGCCTTTTATTCGAAAGGAGAGTCTAAAGATGAGTTGGTTAAAAAATATCAGTCAATGTTAAAAGATACTCACGAGTTAGTTTTTATTTTTCCTATATGGTGGTTTGATATACCTGCTATTCTAAAGGGGTTTATTGAGAAAGTAATGCTTAAGAACTATGCTTATATTGAGGGGAAATATGGACTGAAGGGTTTGTTAACTAATATTAAAGTTACTACAGTTACAACAACTTCAGAGGCACCCACTTGGTATCTAAAATACTTGGTAGGAAATCCAATAAAACGTTCCTTTATACAAGGTACATTAAAGAGCATTGGACTTAAAAATGTTAAGTGGTTAAATAATTCTTATACAACCAGCGGTACAGACAAAACAAGAAAGAGTTTTTTAAATAAAGTAGCAGCTTATTTTTCTAAATGA